From a single Kitasatospora azatica KCTC 9699 genomic region:
- a CDS encoding MarR family winged helix-turn-helix transcriptional regulator has translation MAKPLSLDFDPIARADELWTRRWGQVPSMAAITSVMRAHQILLGRVDAVVKPYGLTFARYEALVLLTFSRTGELSLSKIGERLMVHPTSVTNTVDRLEKAGLVSRRPNPLDGRGVLAAITVRGREVVELATRELMAIEFGLESYDEEQCRQVFELLRPLRVAAGDFAETPAEDDR, from the coding sequence GTGGCCAAACCCCTCTCGCTCGACTTCGACCCGATCGCCCGTGCCGACGAGCTGTGGACCCGCCGCTGGGGACAGGTGCCGTCGATGGCGGCGATCACCTCGGTGATGCGCGCCCACCAGATCCTGCTGGGCCGGGTCGACGCGGTGGTCAAGCCGTACGGTCTGACCTTCGCCCGCTACGAGGCGCTGGTGCTGCTGACCTTCAGTCGCACCGGTGAGCTGTCGCTGTCCAAGATCGGCGAGCGACTGATGGTCCACCCGACCAGCGTGACCAACACAGTGGACCGGCTGGAGAAGGCCGGACTGGTCTCCCGGCGGCCCAATCCGCTGGACGGCCGCGGCGTGCTGGCGGCGATCACCGTGCGTGGGCGCGAGGTGGTCGAGCTGGCCACCCGGGAGCTGATGGCGATCGAGTTCGGTCTGGAGTCCTACGACGAGGAGCAGTGCCGCCAGGTGTTCGAGCTGCTCAGGCCGCTGCGGGTGGCGGCCGGCGACTTCGCCGAGACCCCCGCCGAGGACGACCGGTAA
- the trxA gene encoding thioredoxin: MQPRNTHLNSAALRGAVDLAAVKAAGEAAQKAEQARAERARQAEAGEPAAGAGYPLVIDVSEETFEEEVVQRSTEVPVVVDFWAEWCGPCKQLSPILERLAEEYAGRIVLAKIDVDANQLIAQQFGIQGIPAVMAVVAGQLVPLFQGAENEANVRKILDQLIAVAEQRFGIVGGSGAGAEAGDPAAAAPRRPLDPALEAAHEALDRGDLGGAIQAYQNVLADQPGNAEAQLGLAQAQLLRRVEAFDPQAVRAAAATEPKNVQAQLDAADLDLVGGHVEDAFGRLVDTVGRTAGADRDTARLRLLELFEVIGSEDPRVTAARTALARVLF, from the coding sequence ATGCAGCCACGGAACACGCATCTGAACAGCGCCGCCCTGCGCGGTGCGGTCGACCTCGCCGCGGTGAAGGCGGCCGGAGAGGCCGCACAGAAGGCCGAGCAGGCCCGCGCCGAACGAGCCCGCCAGGCTGAGGCCGGCGAGCCGGCCGCCGGCGCCGGCTACCCGCTGGTGATCGACGTCAGCGAGGAGACCTTCGAGGAGGAGGTCGTCCAGCGCTCCACCGAGGTTCCGGTGGTGGTCGACTTCTGGGCCGAGTGGTGCGGCCCGTGCAAGCAGCTCAGCCCGATCCTGGAGCGCCTGGCCGAGGAGTACGCCGGCCGGATCGTGCTCGCCAAGATCGACGTCGACGCCAACCAGCTGATCGCCCAGCAGTTCGGCATCCAGGGCATCCCGGCCGTGATGGCCGTGGTGGCCGGCCAGCTGGTGCCGCTCTTCCAGGGCGCCGAGAACGAGGCCAACGTCCGCAAGATCCTGGACCAGCTGATCGCGGTGGCCGAGCAGCGCTTCGGCATCGTCGGCGGCTCGGGTGCGGGCGCCGAGGCCGGCGACCCGGCCGCGGCGGCGCCGCGACGGCCGCTGGACCCGGCGCTGGAGGCCGCGCACGAGGCGCTGGACCGCGGCGACCTGGGCGGGGCGATCCAGGCCTACCAGAACGTGCTGGCCGACCAGCCGGGCAACGCAGAGGCCCAGCTCGGCCTGGCCCAGGCGCAGTTGCTGCGCCGGGTGGAGGCCTTCGACCCGCAGGCCGTCCGCGCCGCCGCCGCGACCGAGCCGAAGAACGTGCAGGCCCAGCTGGACGCGGCGGACCTGGATCTGGTGGGCGGTCATGTCGAGGACGCCTTCGGGCGGCTGGTGGACACCGTCGGGCGGACCGCCGGGGCCGACCGGGACACCGCCCGGCTGCGGCTGCTGGAGCTCTTCGAGGTGATCGGCTCGGAGGACCCCCGGGTGACCGCGGCCCGGACGGCGCTGGCCCGGGTGCTCTTCTAG
- a CDS encoding DUF2127 domain-containing protein, producing the protein MFKRDWNRRTCAKRGHLTYAPTEPDLRARLHAATALGDAWRCLRCGDFALGAPHGSGPAADAPLVPRGKALRDLFVLRFLAVERALRGVLGILIAWAVWRFANSQDAVHQLFDQNLTVFHPVADHFHWDLEHSSVVDTIRKTFDYKRSTLGFVALGVLLYSLIELVEGVGLWLNQRWAEYLAVIATAAFLPLEGLELTHHVSPIKLVTIAVNIAAVLWILLSKRLFGLRGGHAAFEAQRHSASLLEVEHSAGTDSTQLAKA; encoded by the coding sequence ATGTTCAAGCGCGACTGGAACCGCCGCACCTGCGCCAAGCGCGGCCACCTCACCTACGCCCCGACCGAACCCGACCTGCGGGCCCGGCTGCACGCCGCCACCGCGCTCGGCGACGCCTGGCGCTGCCTGCGCTGCGGCGACTTCGCGCTCGGCGCGCCGCACGGCAGCGGCCCGGCCGCCGACGCGCCGCTGGTGCCGCGCGGCAAGGCGCTGCGCGACCTGTTCGTGCTGCGCTTCCTGGCCGTGGAGCGGGCGCTGCGCGGCGTGCTGGGCATCCTGATCGCCTGGGCGGTGTGGCGGTTCGCCAACAGCCAGGACGCGGTGCACCAGCTCTTCGACCAGAACCTGACGGTCTTCCACCCGGTCGCCGACCACTTCCACTGGGACCTCGAGCACTCCTCCGTGGTCGACACCATCCGCAAGACCTTCGACTACAAGAGGAGCACCCTGGGCTTCGTCGCCCTCGGGGTGCTGCTCTACTCGCTGATCGAGCTGGTCGAGGGCGTCGGCCTGTGGCTGAACCAGCGCTGGGCCGAGTACCTGGCGGTGATCGCCACCGCCGCCTTCCTGCCGCTGGAGGGCCTGGAGCTGACCCACCACGTGAGCCCGATCAAGCTGGTCACCATCGCGGTCAACATCGCCGCCGTGCTGTGGATCCTGCTCTCCAAGCGGCTGTTCGGGCTGCGCGGCGGCCACGCGGCCTTCGAGGCGCAGCGCCACTCGGCCTCGCTGCTGGAGGTCGAGCACTCGGCGGGCACCGACTCGACCCAGCTGGCCAAGGCCTGA
- a CDS encoding DUF6230 family protein, with amino-acid sequence MSKTYGKTRWKRFALVMVPSIAATAGIGVSIAQSALAASFSVSGQSFKVTTDQLHGTNFAQFGGVDLETNGTPHVIAVSAFDHATIKNLCQSVVTDLGPLGKWTLVLNAGQSDDPAKQVQASNLLIDLNQLNADATFNNIAIGQDASTLKGTATQGWKDHMGHGLPSGATGFAQAADSADLSNVQQTAYATSAGTFSLNGLKLNIHQGSGAGVECY; translated from the coding sequence ATGTCCAAGACTTATGGCAAGACCCGCTGGAAGCGCTTCGCCCTCGTGATGGTGCCCAGCATCGCCGCCACCGCCGGTATCGGCGTCAGCATCGCGCAGAGCGCGCTGGCCGCGTCGTTCAGCGTGTCGGGTCAGAGCTTCAAGGTGACCACCGACCAGCTGCACGGCACCAACTTCGCCCAGTTCGGCGGCGTCGACCTGGAGACCAACGGCACTCCGCACGTGATCGCCGTCTCCGCGTTCGACCACGCCACCATCAAGAACCTGTGCCAGTCCGTGGTCACCGACCTCGGCCCGCTGGGCAAGTGGACCCTGGTGCTGAACGCCGGTCAGTCCGACGACCCGGCCAAGCAGGTCCAGGCCAGCAACCTGCTGATCGACCTGAACCAGCTGAACGCCGACGCGACGTTCAACAACATCGCCATCGGTCAGGACGCCTCCACCCTGAAGGGCACCGCCACCCAGGGCTGGAAGGACCACATGGGCCACGGCCTGCCCAGCGGCGCCACGGGCTTCGCCCAGGCCGCCGACTCGGCCGACCTGAGCAACGTTCAGCAGACGGCCTACGCCACCTCGGCGGGCACCTTCTCGCTCAACGGCCTGAAGCTCAACATCCACCAGGGCTCCGGCGCCGGCGTCGAGTGCTACTGA
- a CDS encoding MarR family winged helix-turn-helix transcriptional regulator — MDTHATEPAELAAAPAEEDAPWLNAREQRLWRAHLEVSKLLEYQLSRELQQHDLAINDYEILVVLSESPDRRMRMTDLATATLQSKSRLSHQITRMENAGLVLRQECPGDRRGLFAHLTEQGWQTLRKVAPDHVRSVRAHFIDRFDQDQLDAMYEALAPIAEHLRGLRGRA, encoded by the coding sequence ATGGATACGCACGCCACTGAGCCGGCCGAACTTGCGGCCGCCCCCGCCGAGGAAGACGCCCCCTGGCTCAACGCCCGGGAGCAGCGGCTGTGGCGTGCCCATCTCGAGGTCAGCAAGCTGCTGGAGTACCAGCTCAGCCGCGAGCTGCAGCAGCACGACCTCGCGATCAACGACTACGAGATCCTGGTGGTGCTCTCCGAGTCGCCCGACCGCCGGATGCGGATGACCGACCTGGCCACCGCCACCCTGCAGTCCAAGAGCCGGCTCTCGCACCAGATCACCCGGATGGAGAACGCCGGTCTGGTGCTGCGGCAGGAGTGTCCGGGCGACCGCCGCGGGCTCTTCGCCCACCTCACCGAACAGGGCTGGCAGACGCTGCGCAAGGTCGCTCCCGACCACGTGCGCAGCGTCCGCGCCCACTTCATCGACCGCTTCGACCAGGACCAGCTGGACGCGATGTACGAGGCGCTGGCCCCGATCGCCGAGCACCTGCGCGGCCTGCGCGGCCGCGCCTGA
- a CDS encoding DUF3817 domain-containing protein has product MQNSAAHRLRLVSGPEGLSFVLLLICSVLKRTTSFDAVPVMGMIHGMLFIAYVAFLGLAWQKQRWTAKRALLLLVLSVLPTGGFFAERMLAKEERGEVPAATLEKAAA; this is encoded by the coding sequence ATGCAGAACAGTGCCGCCCACCGCCTGCGCCTGGTCTCCGGCCCGGAAGGGCTGTCCTTCGTACTCCTGCTGATCTGCTCGGTGCTGAAGCGGACCACCAGCTTCGACGCGGTGCCGGTGATGGGCATGATCCACGGCATGCTGTTCATCGCCTACGTCGCCTTCCTCGGCCTGGCCTGGCAGAAGCAGCGCTGGACCGCCAAGCGCGCACTGCTGCTGCTGGTCCTCTCGGTGCTGCCGACCGGCGGCTTCTTCGCCGAGCGGATGCTCGCCAAGGAGGAACGCGGCGAGGTCCCGGCGGCGACCCTGGAGAAGGCCGCCGCCTGA
- a CDS encoding AIM24 family protein, with protein sequence MPFQRINGKLVEASILPGQRVFSQRGAMLAYRGEVSFTPDLMGGQGGVLSMIGRRVANEDTPLMTVEGHGTVLFGHGGHHVHVVDLVGDTLYVEADRLLAFDGTLRQSTMFMGAQGGVLGIVRGQVTGQGLFTTQLSGHGSAAMLAHGGVFELPITPDQPVHVDPQAYVGHRGEVRNRLSSALGWREFVGRGSGEAFQLELSGHGVVYVQASEEKL encoded by the coding sequence ATGCCCTTCCAGCGGATCAACGGGAAGCTGGTGGAGGCGTCGATCCTGCCCGGGCAGCGGGTCTTCAGCCAGCGCGGGGCGATGCTCGCCTACCGGGGCGAGGTCAGCTTCACCCCGGACCTGATGGGCGGCCAAGGCGGGGTGCTGTCGATGATCGGGCGCCGGGTGGCGAACGAGGACACCCCGCTGATGACCGTCGAGGGCCACGGCACCGTGCTGTTCGGCCACGGCGGGCACCACGTGCACGTGGTCGACCTGGTCGGCGACACCCTGTACGTGGAGGCGGACCGGCTGCTCGCCTTCGACGGGACGCTGCGCCAGTCCACCATGTTCATGGGCGCCCAGGGCGGCGTGCTGGGCATCGTGCGCGGCCAGGTGACCGGCCAGGGGCTGTTCACCACCCAGCTGTCGGGTCACGGCTCGGCGGCGATGCTCGCCCACGGCGGCGTCTTCGAGCTGCCGATCACCCCGGACCAGCCGGTGCACGTGGACCCGCAGGCGTACGTCGGGCACCGCGGCGAGGTCCGCAACCGGCTGTCCAGCGCGCTGGGTTGGCGCGAGTTCGTGGGGCGCGGCTCGGGCGAGGCGTTCCAGCTCGAGTTGTCCGGCCACGGCGTGGTCTACGTGCAGGCGAGCGAGGAGAAGCTCTGA
- a CDS encoding AIM24 family protein: MARFRLQGSRVLAVDLAGEAVKARNGSMVAYTGQMSFKKLTGGGDGLRGMVTRRLTGEQMAVMEVRGQGTVFFADRATEVNLVRLNGETLYVEAANLLCTEAVLRTGTSFTGLNGMASGDGLFTTKVEGTGWAALTSNGPAVLLRVGRDLPLRVDPGAYLAHTGGLRRELRSGAGWTTLIGEGGGEAVQLEFSGEGLVYVQPAERRTVGGDV, from the coding sequence ATGGCCCGGTTCCGGTTGCAGGGTTCCCGGGTGCTCGCCGTCGACCTGGCGGGCGAGGCGGTCAAGGCGCGCAACGGTTCGATGGTGGCCTACACCGGGCAGATGTCCTTCAAGAAGCTCACCGGCGGCGGCGACGGCCTGCGCGGCATGGTGACCCGTCGGCTGACCGGGGAGCAGATGGCGGTGATGGAGGTCCGCGGCCAGGGCACGGTCTTCTTCGCCGACCGCGCCACCGAGGTCAACCTGGTGCGGCTGAACGGCGAGACGCTCTACGTCGAGGCGGCCAACCTGCTCTGCACCGAGGCGGTGCTGCGCACCGGCACCAGCTTCACCGGCCTGAACGGGATGGCCTCCGGCGACGGCCTGTTCACCACCAAGGTCGAGGGCACCGGCTGGGCGGCGCTCACCTCCAACGGCCCGGCGGTGCTGCTGCGGGTGGGCCGCGACCTGCCGCTGCGGGTGGACCCGGGCGCCTACCTGGCGCACACCGGCGGCCTGCGCCGCGAGCTGCGCTCCGGCGCCGGCTGGACCACGCTGATCGGCGAGGGCGGCGGCGAGGCGGTCCAGTTGGAGTTCAGCGGCGAGGGCCTGGTCTATGTGCAGCCCGCCGAGCGGCGGACCGTCGGGGGTGACGTCTGA
- a CDS encoding AIM24 family protein gives MTDLTVYDAYSLPAGDNVNPYVFSVELNGRYFLQKGKMIAYYGDIGFQGVGHGSFDRYLAGTFNSPLHAADWVVAQGRGKLLLADRAFDLNSYDLEDGNLTVRSGNLLGFEPTLSLKQSIIPGFLTLIGTGRFVAASNGPVHFMEPPVRVDPQALVGWADCPAPCHHYDHHYLQGVFGGLRRLTGVGGMSGEEHQFEFVGAGQVLVQSSEELMAERPVGAVAAEAGVPGARQFVES, from the coding sequence ATGACCGACCTCACGGTGTACGACGCGTACAGCCTGCCGGCGGGCGACAACGTCAACCCGTACGTCTTCTCGGTCGAGTTGAACGGCAGGTACTTCCTGCAGAAGGGCAAGATGATCGCCTACTACGGCGACATCGGCTTCCAGGGTGTCGGCCACGGCTCCTTCGACCGGTACCTGGCCGGCACCTTCAACTCGCCGCTGCACGCGGCGGACTGGGTGGTGGCCCAGGGCCGGGGCAAACTGCTGCTGGCCGACCGGGCGTTCGACCTGAACTCCTACGACCTGGAGGACGGCAACCTGACGGTCCGTTCGGGCAATCTGCTCGGGTTCGAGCCGACCCTCTCGCTCAAGCAGTCGATCATCCCGGGCTTCCTGACCCTGATCGGCACCGGCCGGTTCGTGGCGGCCTCGAACGGCCCGGTCCACTTCATGGAGCCACCCGTCCGAGTGGATCCGCAGGCGCTGGTCGGCTGGGCGGACTGCCCCGCGCCGTGCCACCACTACGACCACCACTACCTGCAGGGCGTGTTCGGCGGCCTGCGCCGGCTCACCGGGGTCGGCGGAATGTCCGGCGAGGAGCACCAGTTCGAGTTCGTGGGGGCCGGCCAGGTGCTGGTGCAGTCCTCGGAGGAGCTGATGGCCGAACGCCCGGTGGGCGCGGTGGCGGCGGAGGCCGGGGTGCCGGGCGCGAGGCAGTTTGTAGAAAGTTGA
- the meaB gene encoding methylmalonyl Co-A mutase-associated GTPase MeaB: MIDVPTLVEQARAGRPRAVARLISLVENAAPQLREAMAALAPYTGQAYTVGLTGSPGVGKSTSTSALVSAYRRLGKRVGVLAVDPSSPFSGGALLGDRVRMQDHATDPDVFIRSMATRGHLGGLSWAAPQALRVLDAAGCEVILVETVGVGQSEVEVAAQADTTVVLLAPGMGDGIQAAKAGILEIGDLFVVNKADRDGADATARELSHMLGLGEAREPGDWRPPIVKTVAARGEGVDEVVEALEKHRAWLEEHGELTARRRRRAAQEIEAIALAQLRARIGDLHGDRHLDALAEQVATGALDPYGAADELVAGLTDQP; this comes from the coding sequence ATGATCGACGTGCCGACCCTGGTCGAGCAGGCCCGTGCGGGACGCCCGCGGGCGGTGGCCCGGCTGATCTCGCTGGTCGAGAACGCCGCCCCGCAACTGCGGGAGGCGATGGCCGCGCTGGCGCCGTACACCGGCCAGGCGTACACCGTGGGCCTGACCGGCTCGCCCGGGGTCGGCAAGTCGACCTCCACCTCCGCGCTGGTGTCGGCCTACCGCCGGCTCGGCAAGCGGGTCGGCGTGCTGGCGGTGGACCCGTCCTCGCCGTTCTCCGGCGGTGCGCTGCTCGGCGACCGGGTGCGGATGCAGGACCACGCCACCGACCCGGACGTCTTCATCCGCTCGATGGCCACCCGCGGGCACCTGGGCGGTCTGTCCTGGGCGGCCCCGCAGGCGCTGCGGGTGTTGGACGCGGCCGGCTGCGAGGTGATCCTGGTGGAGACCGTCGGGGTCGGCCAGTCCGAGGTCGAGGTGGCCGCGCAGGCGGACACCACGGTGGTGCTGCTGGCGCCCGGGATGGGTGACGGGATCCAGGCCGCCAAGGCGGGCATCCTGGAGATCGGCGACCTGTTCGTGGTCAACAAGGCCGACCGGGACGGCGCCGACGCCACCGCGCGGGAGCTGAGCCACATGCTGGGCCTCGGCGAGGCGCGCGAGCCGGGGGACTGGCGACCGCCGATCGTCAAGACGGTGGCGGCCCGCGGCGAGGGCGTCGACGAGGTGGTCGAGGCGCTGGAGAAGCACCGCGCCTGGCTGGAGGAGCACGGCGAGCTGACGGCCCGTCGGCGGCGCCGGGCGGCGCAGGAGATCGAGGCGATCGCGCTGGCCCAGCTGCGGGCCAGGATCGGCGACCTGCACGGTGACCGGCACCTGGACGCGCTGGCCGAGCAGGTGGCGACCGGCGCACTGGACCCGTACGGCGCGGCCGACGAGCTGGTCGCGGGCCTGACGGACCAGCCCTAG
- a CDS encoding DUF6114 domain-containing protein, protein MTSATAPLWPEGTGLPTRLWRRFTAWRRTRPFWGGLLAILAGLPILYFPYANLTLGGLTMALATTGGAGALVIGLLLIVLGITAWFQPMSRVFCGVGVTILTLISIPVSNFGGFLAGMILGLIAGGMLCAWVPLSPEDAERAEAMIAAGPPVMNHWAADTEQAPAAEAAVEQSTEPVAEQSTEPAVEQSSPQAPSAEQAGGTK, encoded by the coding sequence GTGACCAGCGCAACTGCCCCCCTCTGGCCCGAAGGCACCGGCCTGCCCACCCGGCTGTGGCGGCGGTTCACCGCCTGGCGCCGCACCCGGCCGTTCTGGGGCGGCCTGCTGGCCATCCTCGCGGGCCTGCCGATCCTCTACTTCCCGTACGCGAACCTGACGCTGGGCGGCCTCACCATGGCGCTGGCGACCACCGGCGGCGCCGGTGCGCTGGTGATCGGGCTGCTGCTGATCGTGCTCGGCATCACGGCCTGGTTCCAGCCGATGAGCAGAGTCTTCTGCGGCGTCGGCGTCACCATCCTGACCCTGATCTCGATCCCGGTCTCCAACTTCGGCGGCTTCCTGGCGGGCATGATCCTCGGGCTGATCGCCGGCGGCATGCTCTGCGCCTGGGTGCCGCTGTCGCCCGAGGACGCGGAGCGGGCGGAGGCGATGATCGCCGCCGGTCCGCCGGTGATGAACCACTGGGCGGCCGACACCGAGCAGGCCCCGGCGGCCGAGGCGGCCGTGGAGCAGAGCACCGAGCCGGTCGCTGAGCAGAGCACCGAGCCGGCTGTCGAGCAGAGCAGCCCGCAGGCACCGAGCGCCGAGCAGGCGGGAGGGACCAAGTGA
- a CDS encoding DUF3817 domain-containing protein has product MKSNPLLTWYRVLAIATGCALLIFCGFMIAKYGFGAAKDLTTYVAMLHGYLYIGYFVVTFLLGQKLKWPLGRLVFTLAAGCIPFASFFAERRVVREAAGDRAEAPAKQPVSA; this is encoded by the coding sequence ATGAAGTCCAACCCCCTGCTCACCTGGTACCGCGTGCTGGCCATCGCCACCGGCTGCGCGCTGCTGATCTTCTGCGGCTTCATGATCGCGAAGTACGGTTTCGGCGCCGCCAAGGACCTCACCACCTACGTGGCGATGCTGCACGGCTACCTGTACATCGGTTACTTCGTGGTGACCTTCCTGCTCGGCCAGAAGCTCAAGTGGCCGCTCGGCCGGCTGGTCTTCACGCTGGCCGCGGGCTGCATCCCGTTCGCCTCGTTCTTCGCCGAGCGCCGGGTGGTCCGCGAGGCGGCCGGCGACCGGGCCGAGGCGCCGGCCAAGCAGCCGGTCAGCGCCTGA
- a CDS encoding TetR/AcrR family transcriptional regulator — MAPTTQPAPPRAKGRPRSAAADLAILDATRAALAELGWGGLTMGDVASRAGVAKTTLYRRWPSKNELVVDAVASLFDQLEVTDRGSLQADIESVVTQFAELLARPESQAALLALFAEGSRDPQLRLRIREHIVDPQKRLVHQGLANAQARGEISGDSDPGQKAEEIDIIFDTIAGAVEHRMLVIGEPATPEWIRRFTDLLLTPGLYQGC, encoded by the coding sequence GTGGCCCCCACCACGCAGCCGGCCCCACCCCGTGCCAAGGGGCGTCCGCGCAGTGCCGCCGCGGACCTGGCGATCCTCGACGCCACCCGCGCCGCGCTGGCCGAACTCGGCTGGGGCGGGCTCACCATGGGCGACGTCGCCAGCCGCGCCGGCGTCGCCAAGACCACCCTCTACCGGCGCTGGCCGTCCAAGAACGAGCTGGTGGTCGACGCCGTGGCCAGCCTCTTCGACCAGCTGGAGGTGACTGACCGGGGCAGCCTGCAGGCCGACATCGAATCGGTGGTCACCCAGTTCGCCGAACTGCTGGCCCGCCCGGAGAGCCAGGCCGCACTGCTCGCGCTGTTCGCCGAGGGCAGCCGCGACCCGCAGCTGCGGCTGCGGATCCGCGAGCACATCGTGGACCCGCAGAAGCGGCTGGTGCACCAGGGGCTGGCCAACGCGCAGGCCCGGGGCGAGATCTCCGGGGACAGCGACCCGGGGCAGAAGGCCGAGGAGATCGACATCATCTTCGACACCATCGCCGGCGCCGTCGAGCACCGGATGCTGGTGATCGGCGAGCCCGCCACCCCCGAGTGGATCCGCCGCTTCACCGACCTGCTGCTCACCCCGGGCCTCTACCAGGGCTGCTGA
- a CDS encoding acyl-CoA mutase large subunit family protein, producing MDAEEIERGRQRWQQRYDSARKRDADFTTLSGDEVQPLYGPPAGQDYEGFERIGWPGEYPYTRGLHPTGYRGRTWTIRQFAGFGNAEQTNERYRMILEAGGGGLSVAFDMPTLMGFDSDDAKALGEVGHCGVAIDSAADMEVLFKGIPLGDVTTSMTISGPAVPIFCMYLVAAERQGVDPGVLNGTLQTDIFKEYIAQKEWLFAPEPHLRLIGDLMEYCAAGIPAYKPLSVSGYHIREAGATAAQELAYTLADGFAYVELGLSRGLDVDVFAPGLSFFFDAHLDFFEEIAKFRAARRIWARWLRDKYGAKTAKAQSLRFHTQTAGVSLTAQQPYNNVVRTAVEALSAVLGGTNSLHTNALDETLALPSEQAAEIALRTQQVLMEETGVANVADPLGGSWYVEALTDRIEAQAEEIFARILDKGSLAKGTEDHPIGPMTAGILRGIEDGFFTGEIAEAAFQYQQGVEKGEKRVVGVNCFPKSVTKELEILRVSHEVEREQVRVLAARKADRDEAAVRAGLDAMLAAARDGGNMIPPMLQAVRAEATLGEICDALRQEWGIYREPAGF from the coding sequence ATGGACGCCGAGGAGATCGAGCGCGGCAGGCAGCGCTGGCAGCAGCGCTACGACAGCGCGCGCAAGCGTGACGCCGACTTCACCACCCTCTCGGGCGACGAGGTGCAGCCGCTCTACGGCCCGCCCGCCGGCCAGGACTACGAGGGGTTCGAGCGGATCGGCTGGCCGGGGGAGTACCCGTACACCCGCGGCCTGCACCCCACCGGCTACCGCGGCCGGACCTGGACCATCCGCCAGTTCGCCGGCTTCGGCAACGCCGAGCAGACCAACGAGCGCTACCGGATGATCCTGGAGGCCGGCGGCGGCGGCCTCTCGGTCGCCTTCGACATGCCCACCCTGATGGGCTTCGACTCCGACGACGCCAAGGCCCTGGGCGAGGTGGGCCACTGCGGCGTCGCCATCGACTCGGCCGCCGACATGGAGGTGCTGTTCAAGGGCATCCCGCTCGGCGACGTCACCACCTCGATGACGATCAGCGGCCCGGCGGTGCCGATCTTCTGCATGTACCTGGTGGCCGCCGAGCGCCAGGGTGTCGACCCGGGCGTGCTCAACGGCACCCTGCAGACCGACATCTTCAAGGAGTACATCGCGCAGAAGGAGTGGCTCTTCGCCCCCGAGCCGCACCTGCGCCTGATCGGCGACCTGATGGAGTACTGCGCGGCCGGCATCCCCGCCTACAAGCCGCTCTCGGTCTCCGGCTACCACATCCGCGAGGCCGGAGCCACGGCCGCGCAGGAGCTCGCCTACACGCTGGCCGACGGCTTCGCCTACGTCGAGCTGGGCCTCTCCCGCGGCCTGGACGTCGACGTCTTCGCGCCGGGGCTCTCGTTCTTCTTCGACGCGCACCTGGACTTCTTCGAGGAGATCGCCAAGTTCCGCGCGGCCCGCCGGATCTGGGCCCGCTGGCTGCGCGACAAGTACGGCGCCAAGACCGCGAAGGCGCAGTCGCTGCGCTTCCACACCCAGACCGCCGGCGTCTCGCTGACCGCCCAGCAGCCGTACAACAACGTGGTGCGCACCGCTGTCGAGGCGCTCTCGGCGGTGCTCGGCGGCACCAACTCGCTGCACACCAACGCCCTTGACGAGACCCTGGCACTGCCCTCCGAGCAGGCCGCCGAGATCGCCCTGCGCACCCAGCAGGTGCTGATGGAGGAGACCGGGGTGGCCAACGTGGCCGACCCGCTGGGCGGTTCCTGGTACGTCGAGGCGCTGACCGACCGGATCGAGGCGCAGGCCGAGGAGATCTTCGCGCGGATCCTGGACAAGGGGAGCCTGGCGAAGGGCACCGAGGACCACCCGATCGGTCCGATGACGGCCGGCATCCTGCGCGGCATCGAGGACGGCTTCTTCACCGGCGAGATCGCCGAGGCCGCCTTCCAGTACCAGCAGGGGGTGGAGAAGGGCGAGAAGCGGGTGGTCGGCGTCAACTGCTTCCCGAAGTCCGTCACCAAGGAGCTGGAGATCCTCCGGGTCAGCCACGAGGTGGAGCGCGAGCAGGTCCGGGTGCTGGCGGCGCGCAAGGCCGACCGGGACGAGGCCGCGGTGCGGGCCGGGCTGGACGCGATGCTGGCGGCCGCGCGGGACGGCGGCAACATGATCCCGCCGATGCTGCAGGCCGTCCGGGCGGAGGCGACGCTGGGCGAGATCTGCGACGCGCTGCGCCAGGAGTGGGGCATCTACCGGGAGCCGGCCGGCTTCTGA